A region of Streptomyces deccanensis DNA encodes the following proteins:
- a CDS encoding LacI family DNA-binding transcriptional regulator, whose protein sequence is MPRVTIKDVAALAGVSKGAVSLAFNRKPGLADATRDRIFAAARQLGWAPNLAARSLSSQRVDVVGLAICRPARQLGLEPFYMEFISGVESVLTERSCSLLLRLVRTLEEEVGLQDAWWRGRQVSGSILVDFRADDPRVAAVGRLGVPVVAVGHPSLTGGLTSVWTDDATAVTEAVRYLAALGHRRIARVGGAAALGHTAIRTAAFDQVARELRLAGAWQVATDFSGEAGARATRSLLTGARGDRPTAIVYDNDIMAVAGLSVAAEMGVRVPEEVSLLAWDDSQLCRLTRPTLSAMSHDVYGFGADVGRTLFGVIAGDGEVGVSHPVATPVLVPRGSTATAP, encoded by the coding sequence ATCCCGCGCGTGACCATCAAGGACGTCGCCGCGCTGGCCGGGGTGTCCAAGGGGGCGGTGTCGCTCGCGTTCAACCGGAAGCCGGGGCTGGCCGACGCCACACGGGACCGGATCTTCGCGGCGGCACGGCAGCTCGGGTGGGCGCCGAACCTGGCGGCGCGGTCGTTGTCGAGTCAGCGGGTCGACGTGGTGGGGCTGGCGATCTGCCGGCCCGCCCGGCAGCTCGGGCTCGAACCGTTCTACATGGAGTTCATCTCCGGCGTGGAGAGCGTGCTGACCGAGCGGTCCTGTTCCCTGCTGCTGCGGCTGGTGCGGACCCTGGAGGAGGAGGTGGGGCTCCAGGACGCGTGGTGGCGGGGGCGGCAGGTCAGTGGGTCGATCCTCGTCGACTTCCGCGCGGACGATCCGAGAGTGGCCGCGGTGGGGCGGCTGGGGGTGCCGGTGGTGGCCGTCGGGCATCCGTCGCTGACCGGCGGGCTCACGTCCGTGTGGACGGACGACGCGACCGCCGTGACGGAGGCGGTGCGGTATCTGGCGGCGCTGGGGCATCGGCGGATCGCCCGGGTGGGGGGCGCTGCCGCGCTGGGGCACACGGCCATTCGTACGGCGGCGTTCGATCAGGTGGCGCGGGAGTTGCGGCTGGCCGGGGCGTGGCAGGTGGCGACCGATTTCTCGGGCGAGGCGGGGGCGCGGGCGACACGGTCGCTGCTGACCGGGGCGCGGGGTGACCGTCCTACGGCGATCGTCTACGACAACGACATCATGGCGGTGGCGGGGTTGTCGGTGGCGGCGGAGATGGGGGTGCGGGTGCCGGAGGAGGTGTCGTTGCTGGCGTGGGACGACTCGCAGTTGTGCCGGTTGACGCGGCCGACGTTGTCCGCGATGAGTCATGACGTGTACGGGTTCGGGGCGGATGTGGGGCGGACGTTGTTCGGGGTGATCGCGGGGGACGGTGAGGTCGGGGTGTCGCATCCGGTGGCCACGCCTGTGCTGGTTCCGAGAGGGTCCACTGCGACTGCTCCTTGA
- a CDS encoding glycoside hydrolase family 2 protein, whose amino-acid sequence MLDATPLTEGWILRHERGPLAAVVPGCVHTDLLAAGLIPDPFLGRNEDEVAWVGRREWTYEVELPGGAAGGHDQTDLVFDGLDTAAEIRLDGRLLGSVRNMHRSYRFDITGTSGLLSVRFASAYAEAEAVRRRLGDRPNAYPEPFQFIRKMACSFGWDWGPTLVTAGIWRPVRLERWSTARIARVRPLVTVEGTTGRVELLVDVERAAVEAGLRLQARVAGVTAAAEVEGTSGTVRLEVPGVELWWPRGYGEQPLYEVELTLYGEGDALDVWRRRVGFRTVELDRGADEHGTGFTLAVNGERLFARGVNWIPDDVFPSRVTRERYRERLRQAAGAGVDLVRIWGGGIYESEDFYDVCDELGLLVWQDFPFACAAYPEEQPLRGEVEAEARENVVRLMPHPSLVLWNGNNENLWGFRDWGWEERLAGESWGEGYYLGLLPRVVAELDPTRPYTAGSPWSGSWDRHPNDPAHGTHHSWEVWNREDYAEYRANVPRFVAEFGWQAPPAYATLRRALPGEELAPDSPGMLHHQKAEDGNGKLERGLARHFVVPDGDFDRWHYLTQVNQARAIAAGIEHWRSHWPVCAGTVVWQLNDCWPVTSWAAVDGDGREKPLYHELRRLYADRLLTLQVRREGLVLAVVNQAGEPWVPGGLRLRRMSVEGVVVAEVAVEVSAGARTVAEVRVPREVEPVGAKEFLVADGRDGMGPLRAVYFPVSDREVPYPVPEFEVEVGPGAVTVTARTLVRDLLLQADRLGPAARADTGLVTLLPGERVTIGVDGLEGVPDVEDVRRVLYCVEPAR is encoded by the coding sequence ATGCTGGACGCCACACCGCTCACCGAGGGCTGGATCCTCCGGCACGAGCGGGGACCGCTCGCCGCCGTGGTGCCCGGGTGCGTGCACACCGATCTGCTGGCGGCCGGGCTGATCCCCGACCCCTTCCTCGGGCGGAACGAGGACGAGGTGGCGTGGGTGGGGCGCCGGGAGTGGACGTACGAGGTCGAGCTGCCCGGGGGCGCGGCCGGCGGGCACGACCAGACCGATCTGGTCTTCGACGGGCTCGACACCGCCGCCGAGATCCGGCTCGACGGCCGACTGCTCGGCTCGGTACGGAACATGCACCGCTCGTACCGCTTCGACATCACCGGGACGAGCGGTCTGCTCTCGGTGCGCTTCGCCTCCGCGTACGCCGAGGCCGAGGCGGTGCGGAGACGGCTCGGCGACCGGCCGAACGCCTATCCGGAACCGTTCCAGTTCATCAGGAAGATGGCGTGCTCCTTCGGCTGGGACTGGGGGCCGACTCTCGTGACCGCCGGGATCTGGCGGCCCGTTCGGCTGGAGAGGTGGTCCACGGCCCGGATCGCCCGCGTACGGCCGCTGGTGACCGTCGAGGGGACGACGGGGCGGGTGGAGCTGCTCGTCGACGTGGAGCGGGCGGCCGTCGAGGCGGGGCTGCGGCTTCAGGCCCGGGTGGCCGGGGTCACCGCGGCCGCGGAGGTCGAGGGGACGAGCGGCACGGTCCGGCTGGAGGTGCCGGGCGTGGAGCTATGGTGGCCGCGCGGCTACGGTGAACAGCCCCTGTACGAGGTGGAGTTGACCCTGTACGGCGAGGGCGACGCGCTCGATGTGTGGCGTCGGCGGGTGGGGTTCCGGACCGTGGAGCTGGACCGGGGCGCCGACGAGCACGGGACCGGGTTCACCCTCGCGGTCAACGGGGAGCGGCTGTTCGCGCGCGGGGTGAACTGGATCCCGGACGACGTGTTCCCCTCCCGCGTCACCCGCGAGCGGTACCGGGAGCGGCTGCGCCAGGCGGCCGGGGCCGGGGTCGATCTCGTCCGGATCTGGGGCGGCGGGATCTATGAGAGCGAGGACTTCTACGACGTCTGCGACGAGCTGGGGCTGCTGGTCTGGCAGGACTTCCCGTTCGCGTGCGCGGCCTACCCGGAGGAACAGCCGCTGCGGGGCGAGGTGGAGGCCGAGGCGCGGGAGAACGTCGTCCGGCTGATGCCGCATCCGTCGCTGGTGCTGTGGAACGGCAACAACGAGAACCTGTGGGGGTTCCGGGACTGGGGCTGGGAGGAGCGGCTCGCCGGGGAGTCGTGGGGCGAGGGGTACTACCTGGGGCTGCTGCCGCGGGTGGTCGCGGAGCTGGACCCGACCCGGCCGTACACGGCGGGCAGTCCGTGGTCGGGGTCGTGGGACCGGCATCCGAACGACCCCGCGCACGGCACGCACCACTCCTGGGAGGTGTGGAACCGGGAGGACTACGCGGAGTACCGGGCGAACGTGCCGCGGTTCGTCGCCGAGTTCGGTTGGCAGGCGCCGCCCGCGTACGCGACCCTGCGGCGGGCGCTGCCCGGTGAGGAACTCGCGCCCGACTCCCCCGGCATGCTGCACCACCAGAAGGCCGAGGACGGCAACGGGAAGCTGGAGCGGGGGCTCGCGCGTCATTTCGTCGTGCCGGACGGGGACTTCGACCGCTGGCACTATCTGACGCAGGTCAACCAGGCACGGGCGATCGCCGCCGGGATCGAGCACTGGCGTTCGCACTGGCCGGTGTGCGCGGGCACGGTCGTGTGGCAGCTCAACGACTGCTGGCCGGTGACCTCGTGGGCGGCGGTCGACGGGGACGGCCGGGAGAAGCCGCTCTACCACGAGCTGCGCCGGCTGTACGCGGACCGGCTGCTGACGCTGCAAGTCCGGCGAGAGGGGCTGGTGTTGGCCGTCGTGAACCAGGCGGGTGAGCCCTGGGTCCCGGGTGGGCTGCGGTTGCGGCGGATGTCCGTGGAGGGGGTCGTCGTCGCCGAGGTGGCGGTGGAGGTGTCCGCCGGCGCGCGTACGGTGGCCGAGGTGCGGGTGCCGCGTGAGGTGGAGCCCGTGGGCGCGAAGGAGTTCCTGGTGGCCGACGGGCGGGACGGGATGGGGCCGCTGCGGGCGGTGTACTTCCCGGTGTCGGATCGTGAAGTGCCTTATCCGGTACCGGAGTTCGAGGTCGAGGTCGGGCCGGGTGCGGTGACCGTGACGGCGCGGACGCTGGTGCGGGACCTGCTGCTGCAGGCGGACCGGCTGGGGCCGGCGGCGCGGGCCGACACCGGGTTGGTCACCCTGCTGCCGGGTGAGCGGGTGACGATCGGCGTGGACGGGCTGGAGGGCGTGCCGGACGTGGAGGACGTGCGACGAGTGCTGTACTGCGTGGAGCCCGCCCGGTGA
- a CDS encoding ABC transporter substrate-binding protein codes for MNHRKTLTGTLLAAALLASGCTGGGGSSKGADAEAADDPAQVSGSITVLTHRTDIVQDGTMQKYADVFNKTYPKVKVKFDAITDYEAEVKIRMNTDNYGDVLMIPAVIKKNDYPKFFASLGTQKELSQKYRFTDFTAVDGKVYGQSPMGAAPGFLYNKRIWAEAGVTDWPTTPAEFLTALKAIKSKTDAVPYYTNFAAQWPLSQWTAVNGSVSCDTEATTRLAEGNPWGEDGELRVADQLLYDIVHQKLIEKDPTTTNWENSKPQLAKGEIATAWLGSWAVIQFRQAAEKAGADPDDIGFMPFPARVDGKACATVNPDYNQAVSIHSKHKEAARAWVDWFTDKSGYAQDNLSISTLKDAPLPEVLKPYEEKGVELIELDDAEGAKVKEIDNASEVGINAPAYRQELVDIARGAKDGDIDDFLDDLGKRWTEAAKTVGS; via the coding sequence ATGAACCACCGGAAGACGCTCACCGGAACACTGCTGGCGGCCGCGCTTCTCGCGTCGGGCTGCACCGGCGGCGGCGGAAGCTCCAAGGGCGCCGACGCCGAGGCGGCCGACGACCCGGCGCAGGTGTCCGGATCCATCACGGTCCTCACCCACCGGACGGACATCGTGCAGGACGGCACGATGCAGAAGTACGCCGACGTCTTCAACAAGACCTATCCGAAGGTGAAGGTGAAGTTCGACGCGATCACCGACTACGAGGCCGAAGTCAAGATCCGGATGAACACGGACAACTACGGCGACGTGCTCATGATCCCGGCCGTCATCAAGAAGAACGACTACCCGAAGTTCTTCGCCTCGCTCGGCACCCAGAAGGAGCTGAGCCAGAAGTACCGCTTCACCGACTTCACCGCCGTCGACGGCAAGGTCTACGGCCAGAGCCCGATGGGCGCGGCCCCCGGCTTCCTCTACAACAAGCGGATCTGGGCCGAGGCCGGCGTCACCGACTGGCCCACCACCCCGGCGGAGTTCCTCACCGCGCTGAAGGCCATCAAGTCCAAGACCGACGCGGTCCCGTACTACACCAACTTCGCCGCCCAGTGGCCGCTGAGCCAGTGGACCGCCGTGAACGGCTCGGTCAGCTGCGACACCGAGGCCACCACCCGGCTCGCCGAGGGCAACCCGTGGGGCGAGGACGGCGAACTGCGCGTCGCCGACCAGCTGTTGTACGACATCGTGCACCAGAAGCTGATCGAGAAGGACCCGACGACCACCAACTGGGAGAACTCCAAGCCGCAGTTGGCGAAGGGCGAGATCGCGACGGCCTGGCTGGGCAGTTGGGCGGTCATCCAGTTCCGGCAGGCCGCCGAGAAGGCCGGCGCCGACCCCGACGACATCGGTTTCATGCCGTTCCCCGCCCGCGTCGACGGCAAGGCCTGCGCGACCGTCAACCCCGACTACAACCAGGCCGTCAGCATCCACTCCAAGCACAAGGAGGCGGCGCGCGCCTGGGTCGACTGGTTCACCGACAAGTCGGGCTACGCGCAGGACAACCTCTCGATCTCCACGCTCAAGGACGCCCCCCTGCCCGAGGTCCTGAAGCCGTACGAGGAGAAGGGCGTCGAACTCATCGAACTCGACGACGCCGAGGGCGCGAAGGTCAAGGAGATCGACAACGCCTCGGAGGTCGGCATCAACGCGCCCGCCTACCGCCAGGAGCTGGTCGACATCGCCCGGGGCGCCAAGGACGGCGACATCGACGACTTCCTCGACGACCTCGGCAAGCGCTGGACCGAGGCAGCGAAGACCGTGGGGTCCTGA
- a CDS encoding carbohydrate ABC transporter permease has product MPHARTTSPSHATEKVARPSTAAPRPPTPRRAPRGVRLWRGLTPWLFLAVPLALLITFTYAPVANMLAYSFTDWDGVSPELSYTGTDNYVEIFTRPELFRVFFVSGYYLAASAVQIALALYFATVLSFNLRFRNLFKGILFFPYLINGVAIGFVFLYFFQDGGTLDSVLALFGHESDRAWLGTETSANVSLAGVSVWRYMGLNFVLFLGAIQSIPGELYEAAELDGANRWHRFRYIIAPGIRPVLSLSVILSISGSLSVFEIPYIMTGGATGTETFVIQTVKLAFQFNKTGLASAAAVVLLLIILAVTWLQRRLVPDDRVDLV; this is encoded by the coding sequence ATGCCCCACGCGCGTACGACATCCCCCTCGCACGCGACGGAGAAGGTGGCGCGGCCCTCGACGGCCGCGCCCCGGCCTCCCACGCCACGGCGCGCCCCTCGCGGGGTGCGCCTGTGGCGCGGGCTCACCCCCTGGCTCTTCCTGGCCGTCCCGCTGGCCCTGCTGATCACCTTCACCTACGCGCCGGTCGCCAACATGCTGGCGTACAGCTTCACCGACTGGGACGGCGTCAGCCCCGAGCTGAGCTACACCGGCACGGACAACTACGTCGAGATCTTCACCCGCCCCGAGCTGTTCCGGGTCTTCTTCGTCAGCGGGTACTACCTGGCCGCGTCGGCCGTGCAGATCGCGCTCGCCCTCTACTTCGCGACCGTCCTCAGCTTCAACCTCCGCTTCCGGAACCTCTTCAAGGGCATCCTCTTCTTCCCGTACCTGATCAACGGCGTCGCCATCGGCTTCGTCTTCCTCTACTTCTTCCAGGACGGCGGCACCCTCGACTCGGTCCTCGCCCTGTTCGGCCACGAGTCGGACCGCGCCTGGCTCGGCACGGAGACCTCCGCGAACGTCTCCCTCGCCGGCGTCTCGGTCTGGCGCTACATGGGCCTGAACTTCGTGCTCTTCCTCGGCGCGATCCAGTCGATCCCGGGGGAGTTGTACGAGGCGGCCGAACTCGACGGCGCGAACCGCTGGCACCGGTTCCGCTACATCATCGCGCCCGGCATCCGGCCCGTCCTGAGCCTGAGCGTGATCCTCTCGATCTCCGGCTCGCTCTCGGTCTTCGAGATCCCGTACATCATGACGGGCGGCGCCACCGGCACCGAGACCTTCGTGATCCAGACCGTGAAGCTCGCCTTCCAGTTCAACAAGACGGGCCTCGCGTCCGCCGCCGCGGTCGTCCTGCTGCTGATCATCCTGGCGGTGACGTGGCTGCAACGCCGACTGGTCCCCGACGACAGGGTGGACCTCGTATGA
- a CDS encoding carbohydrate ABC transporter permease — protein MTTLTTPTPVTRGRVARTLTYLSLVGASVVVLLPLLVVLLTSLKTEREMADDSGALTLPDSLLNFENYATAFRDGEMLTAFGNTAFILFFAITGTVLIGSMAAYAIDRFTFRFRKLVVALFLVATLVPGVTTQVATFQIVDSFGMFDTLWAPIALYMGTDIVSIYIFLQFVRSIPVSLDEAARLDGANAFTIYRKIIFPLLRPAVATVVIVKGITVYNDFYIPFLYLPSDDRGVISTSLFRFKGPFGAHWETISAGAILVILPTLIAFLLLQRFIYNGFTRGATK, from the coding sequence ATGACGACGCTGACGACCCCCACCCCGGTGACCCGTGGGCGAGTCGCCCGCACGCTCACCTATCTGTCCCTGGTCGGCGCGTCGGTCGTGGTGCTGCTGCCGCTGCTCGTGGTCCTGCTGACCTCGCTCAAGACCGAACGGGAGATGGCGGACGACAGCGGCGCCCTCACACTGCCGGACAGCCTCCTGAACTTCGAGAACTACGCGACGGCGTTCCGCGACGGCGAGATGCTCACCGCCTTCGGCAACACGGCCTTCATCCTGTTCTTCGCCATCACCGGAACGGTCCTCATCGGCTCGATGGCGGCCTACGCGATCGACCGCTTCACCTTCCGCTTCCGGAAACTGGTGGTCGCCCTCTTCCTCGTCGCCACGCTCGTCCCCGGCGTCACCACCCAGGTCGCGACCTTCCAGATCGTCGACAGCTTCGGCATGTTCGACACCCTCTGGGCGCCGATCGCGCTCTACATGGGCACCGACATCGTCTCGATCTACATCTTCCTGCAGTTCGTGCGATCGATCCCGGTCTCCCTCGACGAGGCCGCCCGGCTGGACGGCGCCAACGCCTTCACGATCTACCGGAAGATCATCTTCCCGCTGCTCAGACCGGCGGTCGCCACGGTCGTCATCGTCAAGGGGATCACCGTCTACAACGACTTCTACATCCCCTTCCTCTACCTGCCCTCCGACGACCGCGGCGTCATCTCCACGTCCCTCTTCCGCTTCAAGGGCCCCTTCGGAGCCCACTGGGAGACGATCTCGGCAGGAGCGATCCTGGTGATCCTGCCGACCCTGATCGCCTTCCTGCTGCTCCAGAGATTCATCTACAACGGCTTCACGAGGGGAGCGACGAAGTGA
- a CDS encoding HRDC domain-containing protein has product MTDAQETAADRTLRTTGGAPPDDGGSSEAGAPIPLLEPRDGIPAVIADESSLAAVIAAFAAGSGPVAVDAERASGYRYGQRAYLVQLRREGAGTALIDPVACPDLSGLGEALSGVEWVLHAATQDLPCLREIDMVPTRIFDTELAGRLAGFPRVGLGAMVEGVLGYVLEKGHSAVDWSTRPLPEPWLRYAALDVELLVDLRDALEKELDRQGKLEWARQEFDAIASAPPAEPRKDPWRRTSGMHKVRRRRQMAVVREMWEARDRIAQRRDVSPGKVLSDAAIVEAALALPVNAHALAALTGFGHRMGRRQLEQWQAAVDRARALPDSALPAHGQPMTGPPPPKAWADKDPAAAARLSAARAGVSALAEQLAMPQENLITPDTVRRLCWEPPVTADAESISAALAGYGARAWQVELVTPVLVGAMRAVAKVKGA; this is encoded by the coding sequence GTGACCGACGCCCAAGAGACCGCAGCAGACAGGACCCTGCGAACCACCGGAGGCGCCCCTCCGGACGACGGCGGATCCTCTGAAGCGGGGGCGCCGATCCCTTTGCTGGAGCCGAGGGACGGCATTCCGGCCGTGATCGCCGACGAGTCCTCGCTCGCCGCGGTGATCGCCGCCTTCGCCGCCGGCTCCGGCCCCGTCGCCGTGGACGCCGAACGCGCGTCCGGCTACCGCTACGGTCAGCGGGCCTATCTGGTGCAGCTGCGCCGTGAGGGCGCCGGCACCGCGCTCATCGACCCCGTCGCCTGCCCCGACCTCTCCGGCCTCGGCGAGGCGCTCTCCGGCGTGGAGTGGGTGCTGCACGCGGCCACCCAGGATCTGCCCTGTCTGCGCGAGATAGACATGGTGCCGACGCGGATCTTCGACACCGAGCTGGCCGGACGCCTCGCCGGGTTCCCCCGGGTCGGCCTCGGCGCCATGGTCGAGGGCGTCCTCGGCTACGTGCTGGAGAAGGGCCACTCCGCGGTCGACTGGTCCACCCGCCCGCTGCCCGAGCCGTGGCTGCGCTACGCCGCGCTCGACGTGGAGCTCCTGGTGGACCTGCGGGACGCCCTCGAGAAGGAGCTGGACCGGCAGGGGAAGCTGGAGTGGGCGCGGCAGGAGTTCGACGCGATCGCGTCCGCGCCGCCCGCCGAACCGCGCAAGGACCCCTGGCGGCGTACGTCCGGGATGCACAAGGTGCGGCGGCGCCGGCAGATGGCGGTCGTGCGGGAGATGTGGGAGGCGCGGGACCGGATCGCGCAGCGGCGCGACGTGTCACCGGGCAAGGTGCTGAGCGACGCGGCGATCGTGGAGGCGGCGCTGGCCCTGCCGGTCAACGCGCACGCGCTGGCCGCGCTGACCGGGTTCGGCCACCGGATGGGACGGCGGCAGCTGGAACAGTGGCAGGCCGCGGTGGACCGGGCCAGGGCCCTGCCGGACTCCGCGCTGCCGGCGCACGGGCAGCCGATGACGGGGCCGCCGCCGCCGAAGGCGTGGGCCGACAAGGATCCGGCGGCGGCGGCACGGCTGTCCGCGGCGCGGGCGGGGGTGAGCGCTCTCGCCGAGCAGCTCGCCATGCCTCAGGAGAACCTGATCACGCCGGACACGGTGCGGCGGCTGTGCTGGGAGCCGCCGGTCACGGCCGACGCCGAGTCGATCTCCGCGGCGCTGGCCGGGTACGGGGCTCGGGCCTGGCAGGTGGAGCTGGTGACGCCGGTGTTGGTGGGGGCGATGCGGGCGGTGGCGAAGGTCAAGGGCGCCTAG
- a CDS encoding helix-turn-helix transcriptional regulator produces MSVLLEQPASLVAYRPNKPTAMVVVADPRVRSTVTRHLWALGVRDVIEASSIAEARPRVGNPRDICVADVHLPDGSGLTLLSETRAAGWPNGLALSAADDIGAVRNALAGGVKGYVVTGTRTNIGLPTRPGAAPIGSAARMHRRPPGAPSHPGGYRELSGREVEVLRLVAEGQSNKAIGVSMGLSALTVKSHLARIARKLGTGDRAGMVAVALRTGIIH; encoded by the coding sequence GTGTCCGTTCTCCTCGAGCAGCCCGCAAGCCTGGTCGCCTACCGTCCGAACAAGCCGACCGCGATGGTGGTGGTGGCGGATCCCCGGGTCCGGTCCACCGTGACCCGCCACCTGTGGGCCCTCGGGGTCCGCGACGTGATCGAGGCCTCGTCCATCGCCGAGGCCCGTCCCCGCGTCGGCAACCCCCGTGACATCTGCGTCGCAGACGTCCACCTGCCGGACGGTTCCGGCCTCACCCTCCTCTCCGAGACCCGCGCGGCGGGGTGGCCCAACGGCCTCGCCCTCTCCGCCGCCGACGACATCGGCGCCGTACGCAACGCCCTCGCGGGCGGTGTGAAGGGATACGTCGTCACCGGCACCCGTACCAACATCGGGCTGCCCACCCGCCCCGGCGCCGCCCCCATCGGCTCCGCCGCCCGTATGCACCGCCGCCCCCCGGGCGCCCCGAGCCACCCGGGCGGCTACCGGGAACTGTCCGGCCGCGAGGTCGAGGTACTGCGCCTCGTCGCGGAGGGACAGTCGAACAAAGCGATCGGCGTCTCCATGGGCCTGTCCGCGCTCACGGTCAAGAGCCACTTGGCCCGAATCGCACGCAAGCTCGGCACCGGCGACCGCGCCGGAATGGTGGCGGTGGCCCTGCGCACCGGGATCATCCACTGA
- a CDS encoding DUF3000 domain-containing protein produces the protein MAAAQGRLSDGAGGMDDAKEGERDARETAPLPFRSAVEALKATRLRPEIEIEATKPPQRLAPYAYALEAAVVEGDEDLADGRLVLLHDPAGHDAWQGTFRLVTLVRAELEPEMAADPLLPEVCWSWLTGALQTRGLSYGEPSGTVTRAGSHYFGGLASRPAASQIEIRASWTPREVLGGVPDTAAHLASWCDLLAQIAGLPPAVDPGDAAVVSLPQRRGPQSR, from the coding sequence ATGGCTGCGGCTCAGGGACGACTGTCGGACGGCGCTGGCGGGATGGACGACGCGAAGGAGGGGGAGCGCGATGCGAGGGAGACGGCACCGCTGCCGTTCCGCTCCGCCGTCGAAGCGCTGAAAGCCACACGGCTGCGGCCGGAGATCGAGATCGAGGCCACCAAGCCGCCCCAGCGGCTCGCCCCGTACGCGTACGCCCTGGAGGCCGCGGTCGTCGAGGGCGACGAGGATCTGGCCGACGGCCGGCTGGTGCTGCTGCACGACCCGGCGGGACACGACGCGTGGCAGGGCACGTTCCGGCTGGTGACGCTGGTCCGGGCGGAGCTGGAGCCCGAGATGGCGGCGGATCCGCTGCTGCCGGAGGTGTGCTGGTCGTGGCTGACCGGCGCGCTGCAGACCCGGGGGCTGTCGTACGGGGAGCCGAGCGGGACGGTGACGCGGGCCGGCTCGCACTACTTCGGCGGGCTGGCGTCGCGGCCGGCCGCGTCACAGATCGAGATCCGGGCGTCGTGGACCCCGCGCGAGGTCCTGGGCGGGGTTCCCGACACCGCCGCGCACCTCGCCTCGTGGTGCGACCTGCTCGCCCAGATCGCGGGCCTGCCGCCGGCGGTCGACCCCGGGGACGCGGCGGTGGTGTCGCTGCCGCAGCGGCGGGGGCCGCAGTCCCGCTGA
- the hemE gene encoding uroporphyrinogen decarboxylase: protein MSANASPSGHQPTATYNSAFLKACRREPVPHTPVWFMRQAGRSLPEYLKAREGIPMLESCMRPELVTEITLQPVRRHRVDAAIYFSDIVVPLKAIGIDLDIKPGVGPVVEKPIRSRADLAQLRDLTPDDVSYVTEAIGLLTAELGETPLIGFAGAPFTLASYLVEGGPSRTYENAKAMMYGDPELWADLLDRLAGITSAFLKVQIEAGASAVQLFDSWAGALAPADYRRSVLPASAKVFDAVAGYGVPRIHFGVGTGELLGLMGEAGADVVGVDWRVPLDEAARRVGPGKALQGNLDPTVLFAGTQAVETKTREVLDSAAGLEGHVFNLGHGVMPSTDPDALTRLVEYVHTQTAR, encoded by the coding sequence GTGAGTGCCAACGCCAGCCCCTCGGGCCACCAGCCGACCGCCACGTACAACTCAGCCTTCCTGAAGGCGTGCAGGCGCGAGCCCGTGCCGCACACACCGGTGTGGTTCATGCGGCAGGCCGGGCGCTCGCTCCCCGAGTACCTGAAGGCGCGCGAGGGCATCCCCATGCTGGAGTCGTGCATGCGGCCCGAGCTGGTCACCGAGATCACCCTCCAGCCGGTCCGCCGGCACCGGGTGGACGCGGCGATCTACTTCAGCGACATCGTCGTCCCGCTCAAGGCCATCGGCATCGACCTCGACATCAAGCCCGGCGTCGGACCCGTCGTCGAGAAGCCGATCCGCAGCCGCGCCGACCTCGCCCAACTGCGCGACCTGACCCCCGACGACGTCTCCTACGTCACCGAGGCCATCGGGCTGCTCACCGCCGAACTCGGCGAGACCCCCCTCATCGGCTTCGCCGGCGCCCCCTTCACCCTCGCCAGCTACCTCGTCGAGGGCGGCCCGTCCCGCACGTACGAGAACGCCAAGGCGATGATGTACGGCGACCCCGAGCTCTGGGCCGACCTGCTCGACCGCCTCGCCGGGATCACGTCCGCGTTCCTCAAGGTGCAGATCGAGGCGGGCGCCTCCGCCGTCCAGCTCTTCGACTCCTGGGCCGGAGCGCTGGCCCCCGCGGACTACCGCCGCTCGGTGCTGCCCGCCTCCGCGAAGGTCTTCGACGCCGTCGCCGGGTACGGCGTCCCCCGCATCCACTTCGGCGTCGGCACCGGTGAGCTGCTGGGCCTCATGGGCGAGGCCGGCGCGGACGTCGTCGGCGTCGACTGGCGCGTCCCGCTCGACGAGGCCGCGCGCCGCGTCGGCCCAGGCAAGGCGCTCCAGGGCAACCTCGACCCGACCGTCCTGTTCGCCGGCACGCAGGCCGTCGAGACCAAGACCCGCGAGGTCCTCGACTCCGCCGCCGGTCTGGAGGGCCATGTCTTCAACCTCGGCCACGGCGTCATGCCCAGCACCGACCCGGACGCCCTGACCCGGCTCGTGGAGTACGTCCACACGCAGACCGCGCGGTAG